The genomic region AGGGATAAAATATCAAGAATTATGCGTGGGGCACCTTTATCTGAAAAAAGACCTGACAGAATGACATTTGAGTCAAGAAAAACCCTAACGGCTTTTTCTTCTATAGGTTTTTTCATAAAGAGTCTTCCGCTCTTCTTTAAGCCCGGCTAAAACATCTTCGATAGAAAGACCTGATTCTTTTAGTATCTTCTTTATCTGTCTCCTTGCTTCATCAAGTTCAAGTCTCTTAGGAGTTATAATGATGGTATTACCCACTGGAATAAGAGAAACTACCTGTCCTTCTTCAAGATGACTTATTTCCCTTATTTTCTTGGGAATAGTCAACTGGCCACGAGA from Nitrospirota bacterium harbors:
- a CDS encoding AbrB/MazE/SpoVT family DNA-binding domain-containing protein, translating into MQAIKSLVSEIKSRGQLTIPKKIREISHLEEGQVVSLIPVGNTIIITPKRLELDEARRQIKKILKESGLSIEDVLAGLKEERKTLYEKTYRRKSR